One window of Saccharicrinis carchari genomic DNA carries:
- a CDS encoding HlyD family secretion protein produces MYKQIFPAEIVQHTAEYQYAKNDKPFIYIYLSLMLLLLGFIIVLPLIHIDITTQGRGIIKTRLESSSIQTGTYGLVEHCWLREGQKVFKGDTLLILNTDNIKEQINHITKSIADNKIFINDLSKLILNKQKLQSPKYRQEFIQFQAKVQEYDIKLKLLKKDFAMSEHLFNEEVIAEMEFLQKKSAYETLLAEKKLFERQKINQWQAEKTNLEFENKELASNLTKQVKNEKQYVVTAPTTGTIFQTKGIQSGSFLSPGQVIAQISPDEEIIAECYISPSDIGFINMDQGVSFQIDAFNYNQWGLIEGKVIGISEDIISIDNSPVFKIQCQLAAKNLQLKSGHKGYLKKGMTLTGRFFLNERTLYQLLYDKMDDWLNPNLAKLKPIKGLA; encoded by the coding sequence ATGTACAAGCAAATTTTCCCTGCCGAAATAGTTCAGCATACCGCAGAGTATCAGTATGCAAAGAACGATAAGCCATTTATTTACATCTATCTTTCATTGATGCTTTTGTTACTGGGGTTTATTATTGTACTTCCTCTAATCCATATCGACATCACTACACAAGGTAGAGGAATTATTAAAACTCGCCTTGAAAGTAGTTCGATACAAACCGGTACATACGGATTGGTTGAGCACTGTTGGCTACGTGAAGGACAAAAAGTTTTTAAAGGCGATACGCTTTTAATATTGAACACGGATAATATTAAAGAGCAGATTAATCATATTACAAAATCAATTGCGGACAATAAAATTTTTATAAACGATCTAAGCAAGCTCATTCTCAATAAGCAAAAGTTACAATCGCCCAAGTATCGCCAGGAATTCATTCAATTTCAGGCAAAAGTGCAAGAGTACGACATAAAGCTAAAGTTATTAAAAAAGGATTTTGCTATGTCGGAACACCTCTTTAACGAAGAGGTAATTGCAGAAATGGAGTTTTTGCAAAAAAAGAGTGCTTATGAGACCTTGCTGGCCGAGAAAAAATTGTTTGAACGGCAAAAAATAAACCAATGGCAAGCAGAAAAAACAAACCTTGAATTTGAAAATAAAGAGTTGGCATCGAATTTAACGAAACAGGTTAAAAATGAAAAACAATATGTGGTAACAGCCCCCACCACCGGCACAATTTTTCAAACCAAGGGTATTCAATCAGGTAGTTTCTTATCACCGGGACAAGTTATAGCACAAATTTCGCCCGATGAAGAAATAATTGCAGAATGTTACATTTCCCCCTCCGATATAGGTTTTATTAATATGGACCAAGGGGTCAGTTTTCAAATTGACGCCTTCAATTATAATCAATGGGGACTTATTGAGGGTAAGGTGATCGGTATTTCTGAAGATATAATAAGTATCGATAATTCGCCGGTTTTTAAAATTCAATGCCAACTCGCTGCTAAAAATCTCCAATTAAAATCAGGGCATAAAGGATACCTTAAAAAAGGAATGACTTTAACGGGTCGTTTCTTTTTGAACGAAAGAACTTTATACCAATTACTGTACGACAAAATGGATGATTGGCTGAACCCCAACTTGGCCAAGCTAAAACCAATAAAGGGTTTAGCTTGA
- a CDS encoding retropepsin-like aspartic protease, with protein sequence MLKKILLGIGVLLLLVVILIAGVIYNTISQFKKLDQGELVTQFVTDTIPFTYSASGHIIIPVKINGSKKAYSFILDSGASNFVFSNTQAGCKLESSGFAISMGSKENGFLTKIRKINALQIGGLEFVNLNAKETEMNFDCMEEVYGLMGTGLMRHLVWQLDFDKQVIIVAKRLDELKFQDDKIEIPLYENKYGHHLSTHVKFGKQEKAKELMIDLGSNSTLSLKESSLLMDSLNLKSKRINGMASRGLGEHVKEITSVYRYYLLDSLLFNNSPYLAKNIPIGTSTNSLNLLGLGFFEKFKTTISWKDKILILEPYGSIPDFIWKTSGFSTKYDKEMNKVLIGTVTENTPASRMKIPLHAEVVSIDKFSFSDAASYCNYRNSTLVNDTTHLKIRVDGLIKEYQLIKESIFN encoded by the coding sequence ATGCTAAAGAAAATACTGTTAGGAATTGGCGTGTTGTTACTATTGGTTGTTATTCTAATTGCCGGGGTAATTTACAATACGATATCTCAATTCAAAAAACTCGATCAGGGCGAATTGGTTACACAATTTGTTACTGATACCATACCCTTTACCTATTCCGCATCCGGTCATATTATAATACCTGTTAAAATTAATGGCAGTAAAAAAGCGTATTCTTTCATTTTAGATAGTGGTGCTTCAAATTTTGTTTTCAGTAACACCCAGGCCGGATGTAAATTGGAAAGCAGTGGGTTTGCCATATCAATGGGCTCAAAAGAAAATGGGTTCCTAACCAAAATTAGGAAGATTAACGCGCTGCAAATTGGAGGTTTGGAGTTTGTGAATCTAAACGCAAAAGAAACTGAGATGAATTTCGATTGCATGGAGGAGGTTTATGGTTTGATGGGGACAGGCCTCATGCGCCATTTGGTATGGCAATTAGATTTTGATAAACAGGTTATTATTGTTGCAAAACGTTTGGATGAACTCAAGTTTCAAGATGATAAAATTGAAATTCCGCTTTACGAAAACAAATATGGGCATCATTTAAGCACACACGTAAAATTTGGTAAACAGGAAAAAGCAAAAGAGCTTATGATAGACTTAGGAAGTAATAGTACTTTATCTCTTAAAGAAAGTTCTTTACTTATGGACTCTTTAAATCTCAAAAGCAAGAGAATCAATGGGATGGCAAGTCGGGGTTTAGGAGAGCATGTTAAGGAAATAACATCTGTTTACAGGTACTATTTACTGGATAGCCTACTATTTAACAATTCACCGTACTTGGCCAAAAATATACCCATTGGCACAAGTACGAATAGCCTAAACCTACTTGGCCTTGGCTTTTTTGAAAAATTTAAAACTACCATTAGCTGGAAAGATAAGATATTGATATTGGAACCATACGGCAGTATTCCAGATTTTATATGGAAGACCTCGGGGTTTTCAACCAAGTACGATAAGGAAATGAATAAAGTTCTGATTGGAACTGTTACTGAAAATACGCCTGCTTCACGAATGAAAATTCCGTTACATGCAGAAGTGGTTTCTATTGATAAGTTCTCATTTTCCGATGCCGCATCATACTGTAATTATAGAAATAGTACATTGGTAAATGATACTACCCATTTAAAAATTAGAGTGGATGGTTTGATAAAGGAATATCAATTAATTAAAGAGTCCATTTTTAACTAA
- a CDS encoding helix-turn-helix domain-containing protein produces the protein MAKLTKTIELMERIDKMIARKATGSPQELAERLNISRASLHRVIDVMKFFGAPIEYRISSQSYVYTCDVAFYCGFYAKKLSGEELQAVNGGFAKFKTLTNINTMQGLSLKK, from the coding sequence ATGGCAAAACTAACCAAAACCATTGAATTAATGGAACGTATTGATAAGATGATAGCAAGAAAGGCAACCGGCTCACCACAAGAACTGGCCGAACGCTTGAATATATCACGAGCCTCGCTTCATAGGGTAATCGATGTAATGAAGTTTTTTGGAGCACCTATTGAATACCGCATTTCAAGTCAAAGTTATGTTTATACATGTGACGTTGCTTTTTATTGTGGCTTTTATGCAAAAAAGCTATCCGGAGAGGAGTTGCAAGCGGTTAATGGCGGCTTTGCGAAATTCAAAACCTTAACAAATATTAACACAATGCAGGGGCTCAGTCTCAAAAAATGA
- a CDS encoding MutS-related protein: protein MKEKARLVYTTELEKTKKEITCREIKDKNNGYFRLVLFLLIISCSFFLSKYFYICVTILCVIFTCIVVSNLINKNKLNYHKALYKLYNFELNHNSTKINLFDNGLTYIDPKHLYSNDLDLFGKNSIFEFINRCHSEIGSKTLANWLLYPGTSKVIKDRQLAVEELSQKLEFRKKVGVSGILNTENKHIQKWRGDPESVRKLRIIKFKGLALSIINVSLLFISVIYGVVLPFFVISITFSYFYMYSFQWKKIETLYKEISKLDGDLKYFRKYIAAIENESFSSVLLNNLKNEISLNNISGIKTTKKLQKYIQITDLRLNYVFLLFVNTFFYVDILMLYKIEKWKLENGKQLTMWQKIIGKYEALMSLSILHFNNNWCFPTIADEFNIEIVNAGHPLIPVEKCVTNSYKMDALGRVDILTGSNMSGKSTFLRSVGVNIVLALAGAPVFAVEMTISPLQLMTYMRIEDNLQENTSTFYAEIIRLRTILENIRNNSYSFLLLDELLRGTNSSDKKQGSIAIIEHILKNNSSSIIATHDLSIAKLYEGTSNAIRNYHFDIKVNNKTMSFDYKLCTGICNSSNATLLLKEIGLNVPKKPAI, encoded by the coding sequence ATGAAAGAAAAAGCTCGCTTGGTTTATACAACAGAATTGGAAAAAACAAAGAAAGAGATTACTTGTAGGGAGATAAAAGATAAAAACAATGGGTATTTTAGACTCGTATTGTTTTTATTAATAATAAGTTGTAGTTTTTTTCTTTCAAAATATTTTTACATATGTGTTACAATTCTATGTGTAATATTCACCTGTATTGTTGTTTCCAATCTTATAAACAAAAATAAGCTGAATTACCATAAAGCCCTATACAAATTATACAATTTTGAGCTGAATCATAATTCAACAAAAATAAATTTGTTCGACAATGGCTTAACTTATATTGACCCTAAGCATCTTTATTCTAACGATCTGGATTTATTTGGCAAGAACTCCATTTTTGAATTTATAAACCGATGCCATAGTGAAATTGGTTCCAAGACTTTGGCCAATTGGCTTCTATATCCGGGAACATCGAAAGTTATCAAAGACAGGCAGTTGGCAGTAGAAGAGCTTTCCCAAAAATTAGAATTCAGAAAAAAAGTTGGTGTATCAGGAATTCTAAACACAGAAAATAAGCATATCCAAAAATGGAGAGGGGATCCTGAGTCGGTTAGAAAATTGCGTATAATAAAATTTAAAGGATTAGCACTTTCAATTATTAATGTTAGCCTTCTGTTTATTTCAGTAATTTATGGTGTTGTACTTCCCTTTTTTGTGATAAGCATTACCTTTTCATATTTCTATATGTATAGTTTTCAATGGAAAAAAATTGAAACTTTATATAAAGAGATTTCTAAGTTAGATGGTGACTTAAAATATTTTAGAAAATATATCGCTGCTATAGAAAATGAAAGTTTCTCAAGTGTATTGTTAAATAACCTAAAAAATGAGATAAGCCTAAACAATATATCAGGAATTAAAACAACTAAAAAATTACAAAAATACATACAGATTACTGATTTAAGACTCAATTATGTATTCTTATTGTTCGTGAACACATTTTTTTATGTCGACATATTGATGCTTTATAAAATTGAAAAATGGAAATTAGAAAATGGGAAACAGCTTACAATGTGGCAAAAAATCATTGGTAAGTATGAAGCATTAATGAGCTTATCCATTCTTCATTTTAATAACAACTGGTGCTTTCCTACAATTGCTGACGAATTTAATATTGAAATTGTAAATGCAGGTCACCCTTTAATTCCTGTTGAAAAATGCGTAACAAATAGTTATAAAATGGACGCATTAGGACGTGTTGACATATTAACGGGGTCAAACATGTCCGGTAAAAGTACCTTTTTGCGCAGCGTTGGGGTTAATATTGTACTTGCACTTGCAGGGGCTCCAGTATTTGCGGTAGAAATGACAATATCTCCATTGCAGTTAATGACGTATATGCGCATTGAAGACAATTTACAGGAGAATACATCAACATTCTATGCTGAGATCATAAGATTAAGGACTATTTTAGAAAATATTAGAAATAATAGCTATTCATTCTTATTACTTGATGAACTATTAAGAGGAACAAACAGCAGCGATAAAAAGCAAGGAAGTATTGCTATTATTGAACATATATTAAAAAACAATTCATCTTCAATAATTGCCACCCACGATTTATCAATAGCTAAACTGTATGAGGGCACAAGTAATGCAATCAGAAATTACCATTTTGACATCAAGGTTAACAATAAAACAATGAGTTTCGATTATAAGTTATGCACAGGAATTTGTAATTCAAGCAATGCAACTCTCTTGTTAAAAGAAATAGGGCTTAATGTGCCTAAAAAACCTGCTATATAA
- a CDS encoding peptidase domain-containing ABC transporter yields MSIKIKQRDITDCGAACLASISEHYKLKLPVSKIRQMAGTDKKGTNVLGLIKAAEKLGFTAKGVKGGNDALPKIPLPAIAHVIVKEVLHHYIVIYKVSKDVVEYMDPADGQIHKLSVEEFAKIWTGVLVLMVPNEDFTTGNNKVSNIKRFVFLLKPHKGILSQALVGAILYTVLGLSTSIYIQKITDFVLIDKNSNLLNLLSVAMIIILLFQIFIGAAKSILMLRTGQKIDAQLILGYYKHLLKLPQRFFDTMRVGEIISRVNDAVKIRAFINDTAISLIVNIFIIVFSYSLMFAYSWKLALIMTLILPLYAITYAITNKLNKKRERKLMENAAELESQLVESLNSVKTIKQFGLEGFANIKTETRFITLLQSIYKSGINSIFSGNSSEFISRLFTIILLWSGSYFVIRQDITPGELLSFYALIGYLTGPASSLVTMNKTIQNALIAADRLFEIMDLEREDDENKIDLREDLIGDIQFEDLDFTYGTRTEVFKGFNLTIPKGRLTAIIGESGSGKTTLASLLQNLYPINKGKISIGDCSINYYTNSSLRKLIACVPQKLDLFAGNVIENIAVGEFNPDMEKVLDICKCIGILPFIESLPQGFGTYLGENGASLSGGQKQRLAIARALYKDPKILIIDEATSSLDSESEAFVQNAIDKLKADGKTIILIAHRLSTVMNADKIVVLQNGKLIEEGTHHKLFDSKGNYYQMWQKQFPKAKELVMR; encoded by the coding sequence ATGTCGATAAAAATAAAACAAAGAGATATAACCGATTGTGGAGCAGCCTGCTTGGCTTCCATTTCCGAACATTACAAATTAAAATTACCGGTTTCTAAAATCAGACAAATGGCCGGGACGGATAAAAAGGGGACGAATGTTTTGGGCTTAATCAAAGCCGCTGAAAAATTAGGTTTTACTGCCAAAGGAGTTAAAGGAGGAAATGATGCGCTACCCAAGATTCCCTTACCTGCCATAGCGCATGTTATTGTAAAAGAAGTGCTGCATCATTATATTGTTATTTACAAAGTAAGTAAAGATGTTGTTGAATATATGGATCCCGCCGATGGACAGATTCATAAATTGTCTGTTGAAGAGTTTGCGAAAATATGGACGGGGGTGTTGGTACTGATGGTACCCAACGAAGATTTTACAACGGGGAATAATAAAGTTTCAAATATAAAACGATTTGTCTTTTTGCTGAAACCTCATAAAGGTATTTTATCGCAAGCGCTGGTCGGTGCTATCCTTTACACCGTTCTTGGACTTTCCACATCCATATACATCCAAAAGATAACAGATTTTGTATTGATTGATAAAAATAGCAATCTGCTAAATCTCCTAAGTGTTGCGATGATAATAATTTTGCTCTTCCAAATTTTTATTGGCGCTGCAAAATCTATTTTAATGCTGCGAACCGGACAAAAAATTGATGCCCAGCTTATTTTGGGCTACTACAAACACTTGCTAAAACTCCCTCAGCGCTTTTTTGATACCATGCGTGTGGGCGAAATAATTTCGCGGGTAAACGATGCGGTAAAAATAAGGGCATTTATAAACGACACGGCCATTTCGTTAATCGTAAACATTTTTATTATTGTATTCTCGTACAGCCTGATGTTTGCTTACAGTTGGAAACTGGCATTGATTATGACCCTTATCCTCCCGCTATACGCCATCACCTATGCCATCACCAACAAGCTGAACAAAAAACGGGAGCGTAAGCTAATGGAAAACGCCGCCGAACTCGAAAGCCAATTGGTTGAATCGCTGAACTCCGTTAAAACCATTAAGCAATTTGGTTTAGAAGGTTTTGCCAATATTAAAACCGAAACACGATTTATCACTTTACTGCAGTCCATCTATAAATCGGGCATCAATTCCATCTTTTCCGGCAATTCGTCCGAGTTTATCAGCCGCTTGTTTACCATCATACTGCTATGGAGCGGTTCCTATTTTGTTATACGACAAGACATAACGCCGGGAGAGCTTTTATCCTTTTATGCCTTGATAGGATACCTTACCGGGCCCGCAAGTTCTTTGGTAACGATGAACAAAACCATACAAAATGCTTTGATAGCTGCCGACCGCTTGTTCGAAATAATGGATTTGGAAAGAGAGGATGACGAGAATAAAATTGATCTGCGCGAAGATTTGATTGGCGACATTCAATTCGAAGACCTTGATTTTACCTACGGAACACGAACCGAGGTGTTTAAGGGTTTTAATTTGACCATACCCAAAGGCCGGCTAACCGCCATTATTGGAGAGAGCGGTTCCGGTAAAACCACTCTGGCTTCGTTACTGCAGAATTTATATCCAATTAACAAAGGTAAAATAAGCATTGGGGATTGCAGCATCAATTACTACACCAACAGTAGTCTGCGTAAGCTTATTGCTTGTGTGCCCCAAAAATTGGATTTGTTTGCCGGTAATGTAATCGAAAATATTGCCGTGGGGGAGTTCAACCCCGATATGGAAAAGGTGCTCGATATATGTAAATGCATCGGTATCCTACCATTTATCGAAAGCCTGCCCCAAGGTTTTGGTACCTACCTGGGCGAAAACGGCGCCAGCCTGTCCGGCGGACAAAAGCAGCGCCTGGCCATTGCACGTGCCTTGTACAAAGACCCGAAAATTTTAATTATAGATGAGGCCACTTCTTCGTTAGACTCTGAATCGGAGGCCTTTGTACAAAATGCCATTGATAAGCTAAAAGCAGATGGAAAAACCATTATTCTTATTGCGCACAGACTAAGCACGGTAATGAACGCCGATAAGATAGTGGTGCTTCAAAACGGAAAATTAATAGAAGAAGGCACACACCATAAACTGTTCGATAGCAAAGGAAACTATTACCAGATGTGGCAAAAACAATTTCCAAAAGCAAAAGAATTGGTCATGCGGTAA
- a CDS encoding glycosyltransferase family 2 protein yields MPTPPKISIITVVYNGAATLEATIKSIACQTYKNVEYIVVDGNSTDTTLDIIKTYAEVIDKWISEDDKGIYDAMNKGMDLATGDYLWFMNSGDRIAQPTTLKQAIDSMPDADIYYGETVMIGSDGKEIGDRRLKIPDSLTFESFKRGMLVSHQSFIVKSSLVQHYDVKYNYSADFQWCLQAIKKAQTICNTRLVLSEFLDGGFTKQNIVPGLKERFRIMVQHYGLASTLYHHVFIALKFFGFVIRHKRF; encoded by the coding sequence ATGCCCACTCCTCCTAAAATATCCATCATCACCGTAGTGTATAACGGAGCCGCCACATTGGAAGCCACCATAAAAAGCATCGCTTGTCAAACGTACAAAAACGTGGAGTATATTGTGGTGGATGGAAATTCTACCGATACCACCCTCGACATAATTAAAACCTACGCTGAGGTTATTGATAAATGGATAAGCGAAGACGACAAAGGTATTTACGATGCCATGAACAAAGGTATGGACCTGGCTACCGGCGATTACTTGTGGTTTATGAATTCGGGCGACCGGATAGCTCAACCCACCACCCTGAAGCAAGCCATAGATAGTATGCCCGATGCGGATATTTATTATGGCGAAACCGTGATGATAGGCAGTGACGGAAAAGAAATAGGCGATAGACGATTAAAAATACCGGATTCATTGACTTTTGAGAGTTTTAAGCGCGGTATGCTGGTCAGCCATCAATCGTTTATCGTAAAAAGCAGTCTGGTACAACACTACGATGTAAAATACAATTACTCGGCCGATTTTCAGTGGTGCCTGCAAGCCATAAAAAAAGCTCAAACCATTTGTAACACCCGGTTGGTGCTCTCTGAATTTTTAGATGGCGGTTTTACCAAACAAAACATTGTACCCGGTTTAAAAGAACGTTTCCGCATCATGGTTCAACATTACGGACTGGCCTCAACTCTCTACCATCATGTTTTTATCGCCCTTAAATTTTTTGGTTTCGTAATACGCCATAAACGGTTTTAA
- a CDS encoding glycosyltransferase family 4 protein, with protein MKVLIINKSLHKGGAAIAAKRLFDALKGNGVDVKMLVEEGAVDISGEAEYIKCIANSKSRRWKAFFRFALERLYFLPHEKNKSVRYQFSPAKVGVDISRHPWVQEADIIHLHWINHGFLSLSGLQKLFALNKPIVWTMHDMWPFTGGCHYAGNCNRFTKACGNCPLLGSPQQDDLSAGNYQDKKNIWNQAHIHAVGCSQWMAKLAQKSGLMQQQQVSAIPNPIDTDVFKPLNKKECREAYGFPADKKLLLFGAANINDPRKGVKHLIQALSVLNHNHPHLRKEMELVVFGKCNEQLLNNLPYKWHNIAFLNDVHKIVRLYNCADAFVLPSLEDNLPNTVMESLACGVPVVAFNIGGVPQMVQSGTTGYLAKSKNNDDLAQGIYHILYENESEKLLRSAREFVIQNYSNKVIAQRYNALYTSLFNK; from the coding sequence ATGAAAGTACTGATTATTAATAAATCCTTACACAAAGGAGGCGCTGCCATTGCTGCCAAAAGGCTGTTCGATGCCCTAAAAGGCAATGGAGTTGATGTGAAGATGCTGGTAGAGGAGGGAGCAGTAGATATTTCTGGCGAAGCGGAATATATAAAATGTATCGCCAACAGCAAGTCCAGGAGATGGAAAGCATTTTTTCGCTTTGCATTGGAGCGATTGTATTTTTTGCCCCACGAAAAAAACAAGTCCGTCCGTTATCAGTTTTCGCCGGCCAAGGTTGGGGTGGATATCAGCCGGCATCCCTGGGTGCAGGAAGCTGACATCATCCATCTGCATTGGATCAATCATGGTTTTTTGTCGTTGAGCGGATTGCAAAAGCTTTTTGCACTGAACAAACCCATTGTGTGGACCATGCACGATATGTGGCCTTTTACGGGTGGTTGCCACTACGCCGGTAATTGTAACAGGTTTACCAAGGCCTGTGGTAATTGTCCGCTGCTCGGCTCACCCCAACAGGACGATCTATCGGCAGGTAATTATCAGGATAAAAAAAATATATGGAACCAAGCGCACATACATGCAGTTGGTTGCAGTCAGTGGATGGCCAAGCTGGCACAAAAAAGCGGATTGATGCAGCAACAGCAGGTGAGCGCTATTCCCAATCCCATCGACACGGATGTTTTTAAACCCCTGAATAAAAAGGAGTGCCGCGAGGCATACGGCTTTCCGGCGGATAAAAAATTGCTGTTGTTTGGTGCAGCCAATATTAACGATCCCCGTAAAGGAGTGAAGCATCTGATACAGGCGTTGTCTGTTTTAAACCATAATCATCCGCATTTACGCAAAGAAATGGAGTTGGTGGTTTTTGGAAAGTGTAACGAACAGCTATTGAACAACTTGCCCTACAAGTGGCACAATATTGCATTTTTGAATGATGTGCATAAAATTGTGCGGCTTTATAATTGTGCCGATGCTTTTGTGCTTCCTTCGTTAGAAGATAACCTGCCCAATACCGTGATGGAATCGCTGGCGTGTGGAGTTCCGGTAGTCGCTTTTAACATTGGCGGGGTGCCCCAAATGGTACAATCCGGCACCACCGGATACCTGGCCAAGTCAAAAAACAATGATGATCTGGCACAGGGTATCTATCATATTTTGTATGAAAATGAATCCGAAAAACTACTGCGTTCGGCGCGGGAGTTTGTTATCCAAAATTACTCGAACAAAGTTATTGCACAACGCTACAACGCTTTATACACCTCGCTTTTTAATAAATAA
- the nadB gene encoding L-aspartate oxidase codes for MRKKVDFLVIGSGIAGLSFALKVAPYGKVLVISKTKLAETNTAYAQGGIAAVTYKPDDFKKHMEDTMVAGDHLSNPDAVKMVIENAPQQIKQLVEWGTGFDKTEDGKYDLHKEGGHSEYRILHHLDNTGHEIQRALLEKARQHHNIEFAENFYAVDIITQHHLGEITFRWRTDVKCFGAYVLNEKTGKVDTILSKITMMATGGIGNIYQTTTNPTIATGDGIAMVYRAKGIIENMEFVQFHPTSLYNPKERPSFLITEAMRGYGAILKKGNGQAFMEKYDPRGSLAPRDIVARAIDSEMKNTGEDFVYLDVTHKNAEETKMHFPTIYHKCLELGIDITKDMIPVVPAAHYLCGGIKVDLKGRTSILNMYAAGECSSTGLHGANRLASNSLLEAIVYADVAAEDAARQVRTIRHKTQIPSWNDEGTTHNEEMVLITQTNKEVEQIMSNYVGIVRSNLRLKRALDRLELIYRETETLFDDSIVTRELCQLRNKINVGYLVIRMAMMRKESRGLHYTVDQNKLRTKR; via the coding sequence ATGAGAAAAAAAGTTGATTTTCTGGTCATTGGTTCCGGAATAGCCGGTTTGAGCTTCGCACTTAAAGTGGCACCATACGGAAAGGTGTTGGTGATCAGTAAAACCAAGCTGGCCGAGACCAATACAGCCTATGCACAAGGAGGTATTGCCGCTGTAACCTATAAACCGGATGATTTTAAGAAGCATATGGAGGACACGATGGTTGCAGGTGATCATCTCTCGAATCCGGATGCCGTAAAAATGGTAATCGAAAACGCACCACAACAAATAAAACAGCTGGTGGAGTGGGGCACCGGTTTCGATAAAACCGAAGATGGAAAATACGATTTGCATAAAGAGGGCGGACATTCCGAATACCGTATCCTGCATCATCTCGATAATACCGGTCATGAAATACAACGTGCTTTGCTTGAAAAAGCCAGGCAACATCACAATATTGAGTTTGCCGAAAATTTTTATGCCGTAGATATTATCACACAGCACCATTTGGGCGAGATTACCTTTCGCTGGCGCACCGATGTAAAGTGTTTTGGTGCTTATGTGTTGAATGAAAAAACAGGTAAGGTAGATACCATACTGTCTAAAATAACGATGATGGCCACCGGGGGTATTGGGAATATTTACCAAACCACCACCAACCCTACCATTGCTACGGGCGATGGCATTGCAATGGTATATCGTGCCAAGGGGATAATTGAAAATATGGAGTTTGTGCAGTTCCATCCTACCTCCTTGTATAATCCCAAAGAACGTCCTTCGTTTTTAATTACTGAGGCCATGCGCGGTTATGGTGCCATATTAAAAAAAGGTAATGGCCAGGCCTTTATGGAAAAATATGATCCGCGCGGAAGTCTGGCTCCCCGCGATATTGTGGCTCGGGCTATCGACAGCGAAATGAAAAATACGGGCGAAGATTTCGTTTATTTGGATGTAACACATAAAAATGCCGAAGAAACAAAGATGCATTTTCCTACCATCTACCATAAATGCCTGGAGCTGGGTATCGATATTACTAAGGATATGATTCCGGTGGTACCCGCGGCGCATTACCTGTGTGGGGGTATCAAAGTGGATTTAAAGGGACGTACCTCGATACTTAATATGTATGCTGCAGGCGAGTGTTCTTCAACGGGTTTGCACGGTGCCAACCGCCTGGCCAGCAATTCGTTGCTTGAAGCCATTGTGTATGCCGATGTGGCAGCTGAAGATGCCGCGCGGCAGGTACGTACCATTAGGCATAAAACACAGATACCCAGTTGGAACGATGAGGGAACTACGCACAACGAGGAAATGGTGCTGATAACGCAAACCAACAAGGAAGTAGAGCAGATTATGAGCAACTATGTGGGTATAGTGCGATCCAACCTTCGCTTAAAAAGAGCCTTAGACAGATTGGAGCTGATTTATCGTGAAACGGAAACGCTTTTCGACGATTCCATCGTAACCAGGGAGCTGTGCCAGTTGCGTAACAAGATAAATGTGGGCTACCTTGTTATCCGTATGGCCATGATGCGCAAGGAGAGTCGCGGCTTACATTATACTGTAGACCAGAACAAGCTGCGTACTAAACGATAA
- a CDS encoding bacteriocin: MKDLNEKELKTINGGSQFGYYLGYYWTKGMTKIMDGIDWVNEQVGL, encoded by the coding sequence ATGAAAGATTTAAACGAAAAGGAACTTAAAACAATTAATGGAGGTAGTCAATTCGGTTATTACCTTGGTTATTATTGGACTAAAGGAATGACTAAAATTATGGATGGTATCGACTGGGTTAATGAACAGGTAGGTCTGTAG